Proteins co-encoded in one Armatimonadota bacterium genomic window:
- a CDS encoding Phenylacetic acid catabolic protein, translating to MSHTVTASDERALPALVNLIVVLADTKYFLGRRISEWAPGAPFLEASVACAAIAQEDLGHSRALYPLLEDLPYPNRPQPLERETDRDRRYCVRYLDAPHPTWAHVVATCALVDTAVTTMFAALVGSRYEALASRVRRALDEERAHLGYAESLVRRLAATAQGRVALQARVDEALPEMLCWFGPAGEAGVEALRAAGYLGATNDGLRQAYLQRVAPLLLEVGVRLPVRWNMEDGVWEVGPLPWERWNPIQRRLDP from the coding sequence ATGAGCCACACCGTCACCGCCAGCGACGAGCGCGCGCTGCCGGCGCTGGTCAACCTGATCGTGGTCCTCGCCGATACCAAGTACTTCCTGGGCCGGCGGATCTCCGAGTGGGCGCCGGGCGCGCCGTTCCTGGAAGCGTCGGTGGCGTGCGCGGCCATCGCCCAGGAGGACCTGGGCCACTCGCGCGCCCTCTACCCGCTGCTGGAGGACCTGCCCTACCCCAACCGGCCGCAGCCGCTCGAGCGCGAGACCGACCGTGACCGGCGCTACTGCGTGCGCTACCTGGACGCGCCGCACCCCACGTGGGCGCACGTGGTCGCCACGTGCGCGCTGGTCGACACCGCGGTGACGACCATGTTCGCCGCTCTGGTCGGGTCGCGCTACGAGGCGCTGGCCAGCCGGGTGCGGCGCGCGCTGGACGAGGAGCGGGCACACCTGGGCTACGCCGAGAGCCTGGTCCGCCGCCTCGCCGCCACGGCCCAGGGGCGTGTTGCGCTGCAGGCGCGGGTGGACGAAGCGCTGCCCGAGATGCTGTGCTGGTTTGGGCCGGCGGGCGAGGCGGGCGTCGAGGCGCTGCGCGCGGCGGGCTACCTGGGCGCGACCAACGACGGCCTGCGCCAGGCCTACCTCCAGCGCGTGGCGCCGCTGTTGCTGGAAGTGGGCGTGCGTCTACCGGTGCGGTGGAACATGGAGGACGGCGTCTGGGAGGTGGGGCCGCTGCCATGGGAGCGGTGGAACCCGATCCAGCGCCGGCTGGACCCGTGA
- a CDS encoding metal-sulfur cluster assembly factor yields the protein MSRAHGADAVTPPGARTAAPPAPPAPEATTGGAPSPEQVTAALREVLDPEYPVSVVDLGLIRGVEVKGCEVRVRLTFTSMGCPCMELIQDDIVARLRQVPGVERVALEVTWEPWSRAHITEEGWRRLRAVGVV from the coding sequence GTGTCCCGCGCGCACGGCGCCGACGCTGTCACGCCGCCCGGTGCACGGACCGCGGCGCCGCCTGCCCCGCCGGCACCCGAGGCGACCACGGGTGGCGCCCCCTCGCCGGAGCAGGTGACCGCTGCGCTGCGCGAGGTGCTGGACCCCGAGTACCCCGTGAGCGTGGTGGACCTGGGCCTGATCCGCGGCGTGGAGGTGAAGGGCTGCGAGGTGCGCGTGCGGCTGACCTTCACGTCGATGGGCTGTCCCTGCATGGAGCTGATCCAGGACGACATCGTCGCGCGGCTGCGGCAGGTACCGGGTGTGGAGCGGGTCGCGCTGGAGGTCACCTGGGAGCCGTGGAGCCGCGCGCACATCACCGAGGAAGGCTGGCGCCGGCTGCGCGCCGTCGGCGTGGTGTGA
- a CDS encoding AMP-binding protein, with amino-acid sequence MVARGVPAETMFFQRDVETLAREALEALQLERLRRVLAEVAAANPFYRRKWQAAGVGDVAGLRALADLRRLPFTTKQELLADQEAHPPFGTILTYPLERYTRFHMTSGTTGRPLRWVDTPESWEWWCRCWGFVYRAAGIGPADSIFFPFSFGPFIGFWAGFDAAVRLGALAIPGGGQDSALRLRTMREVGATALVCTPSYALRLAQVAREQGWDPATLSVRVTIHAGEPGASIPATKARIAQAWGARCVDHYGMTEVGAVGFECDAPGGGLHVNESEFVAEVLDPRTGAVAAEGEGELVLTNLGRVGSPVIRYRTGDRVRLVAAPCACGRTFARLDGGVLGRVDDMLVIRGVNVFPSAIEAVVRRHAEVDEFRIEVYRQDEMDQLRVLLELDERRHGPDACGRIVAAVADGLRQTLGLRVETRAVPAGSLPRFELKAKRVVRVGA; translated from the coding sequence ATGGTCGCGCGCGGGGTCCCCGCAGAGACGATGTTCTTCCAGCGGGACGTGGAGACGCTGGCGCGGGAGGCGCTCGAGGCCCTGCAGCTGGAGCGCCTGCGCCGGGTGCTGGCCGAGGTGGCGGCGGCCAACCCCTTCTACCGGCGCAAGTGGCAGGCCGCCGGTGTCGGCGACGTGGCCGGCCTGCGCGCGCTGGCCGACCTGCGGCGGCTCCCCTTCACCACCAAGCAGGAGCTGCTCGCCGACCAGGAGGCCCACCCGCCGTTTGGCACGATCCTCACGTATCCCCTGGAACGCTACACCCGCTTCCACATGACCTCGGGGACGACGGGGCGGCCGCTGCGATGGGTGGATACGCCGGAGTCGTGGGAGTGGTGGTGCCGCTGCTGGGGCTTCGTCTACCGCGCCGCGGGCATCGGGCCGGCCGACAGCATCTTCTTCCCCTTCTCGTTCGGGCCGTTCATCGGGTTCTGGGCCGGCTTCGACGCCGCCGTGCGTCTGGGCGCCCTGGCCATCCCGGGCGGCGGGCAGGACTCGGCGCTGCGCCTGCGGACGATGCGCGAGGTGGGCGCGACCGCGCTGGTGTGTACGCCCTCGTACGCCCTGCGCCTGGCGCAGGTAGCCCGGGAGCAGGGCTGGGACCCGGCGACGCTGTCGGTGCGCGTCACGATCCACGCCGGCGAGCCCGGCGCCAGCATCCCGGCCACCAAGGCGCGCATCGCCCAGGCGTGGGGCGCGCGCTGCGTCGACCACTACGGGATGACCGAAGTCGGAGCCGTGGGCTTCGAGTGCGACGCGCCAGGCGGCGGGCTGCACGTCAACGAGAGCGAGTTCGTCGCCGAGGTGCTCGATCCGCGGACCGGTGCCGTGGCCGCGGAGGGCGAGGGGGAGCTGGTCCTCACCAACCTGGGCCGCGTGGGGTCGCCGGTGATCCGCTACCGCACCGGCGACCGCGTGCGCCTGGTCGCCGCGCCCTGCGCCTGCGGCCGGACGTTTGCGCGGCTCGACGGGGGCGTGCTCGGCCGGGTCGACGACATGCTGGTGATCCGCGGCGTCAACGTCTTCCCCAGCGCCATCGAGGCGGTGGTACGGCGCCACGCCGAGGTGGACGAGTTCCGCATCGAGGTCTACCGGCAGGACGAGATGGACCAGCTGCGGGTGCTGCTGGAGCTCGACGAGCGGCGCCATGGGCCCGACGCCTGCGGCCGGATCGTCGCGGCCGTCGCCGACGGGCTCAGGCAGACCCTGGGCCTGCGGGTCGAGACGCGTGCGGTGCCGGCCGGCAGCCTGCCGCGGTTCGAGCTGAAGGCCAAGCGCGTGGTGCGCGTCGGCGCCTGA
- a CDS encoding ABC transporter ATP-binding protein: MRAVLEVRDLAVRYGDLQALWGVSLRVTAGEVVALLGHNGAGKTTLLRTIAGLLRPAAGEVVFEGRPLHREPAHRTVEYGIALVPEGRRLFASMTVEENLLLGGFARAVRARRQETLREVLEIFPALAVRRRQPAGTLSGGEQQMVAIARALMARPRLLLLDEPSLGLAPLVVRRMFEVIREINARHGVTVLLVEQNVSGALALATRAYLMQAGRIVGEGTPAALARDAQVRRAFLDVGAGGP; encoded by the coding sequence ATGCGGGCGGTGCTTGAGGTCCGCGACCTCGCGGTGCGCTACGGCGACCTCCAGGCGCTGTGGGGCGTGTCCCTGCGGGTGACCGCCGGCGAGGTCGTCGCGCTGCTGGGGCACAACGGCGCCGGCAAGACGACGCTGCTGCGCACCATCGCGGGCCTGCTGCGACCGGCAGCCGGGGAGGTCGTCTTCGAGGGCCGGCCGCTCCACCGGGAGCCCGCGCACCGCACCGTCGAGTATGGCATCGCCCTGGTGCCGGAAGGTCGACGCCTGTTCGCCAGCATGACCGTCGAGGAGAACCTGCTGCTCGGCGGCTTTGCGCGGGCCGTGCGCGCCCGGCGCCAGGAGACGCTGCGCGAGGTGCTCGAGATCTTCCCGGCCCTGGCCGTGCGGCGCCGGCAGCCGGCTGGCACGCTGTCGGGCGGCGAGCAGCAGATGGTGGCGATCGCGCGGGCGCTGATGGCCCGCCCGCGCCTGCTGCTGCTCGACGAGCCGTCCCTGGGGCTGGCGCCGCTGGTGGTGCGCCGCATGTTCGAGGTGATCCGCGAGATCAACGCGCGCCACGGCGTCACCGTGCTGCTGGTGGAGCAGAACGTCTCGGGCGCCCTCGCCCTGGCCACGCGCGCCTACCTGATGCAGGCCGGCCGCATCGTGGGCGAGGGCACGCCGGCCGCCCTGGCGCGCGACGCGCAGGTACGCCGCGCCTTCCTCGACGTGGGGGCAGGCGGCCCGTGA
- a CDS encoding Phenylacetic acid catabolic protein has product MTPVTEETLRARLERGALVEGPAYATPAYVEALARTLIVSADTELISAPAYLRAARDAPSINSYISAVGIIQDELGHAHIAYRMLRDLGVDVDALVYERDPAQFKHPYAFDVPLETWTELVVANAFYDRAGFVLLGDIYRHTTYGPWKRALAKVDREENFHLRHGEKWMRTLAATPQTKAELQRAVDWMFLLTVEWFGLPDDLKRHKDQIGYGLKGYTNDQLRQQWLSTAVPLCQELGLEVPARYDAAAGRWVITCPFPARFDAAAKRWLLEEGPITWDEVLARWRQRGPANRELVGEIQRGYRQLRRLDA; this is encoded by the coding sequence ATGACCCCGGTCACCGAGGAGACGCTGCGCGCGCGCCTGGAGCGCGGCGCGCTGGTGGAGGGGCCGGCCTACGCCACCCCCGCGTACGTCGAGGCGCTGGCGCGCACGCTCATCGTCTCGGCCGACACCGAGCTGATCAGCGCGCCGGCCTACCTGCGGGCGGCGCGCGACGCCCCCAGCATCAACTCGTACATCTCGGCGGTGGGCATCATCCAGGACGAGCTGGGCCATGCCCACATCGCCTACCGGATGCTGCGCGACCTGGGGGTGGACGTCGACGCGCTGGTCTACGAGCGCGACCCGGCGCAGTTCAAGCACCCCTATGCCTTCGACGTACCGCTGGAGACGTGGACGGAGCTGGTGGTGGCCAACGCGTTCTACGACCGCGCGGGGTTCGTGCTGCTGGGCGACATCTACCGCCACACCACCTACGGGCCGTGGAAGCGGGCGCTGGCCAAGGTGGACCGCGAGGAGAACTTCCACCTGCGCCACGGCGAGAAGTGGATGCGCACGCTGGCCGCGACGCCGCAGACGAAGGCCGAGCTGCAGCGGGCCGTGGACTGGATGTTCCTGCTGACCGTGGAGTGGTTCGGGCTGCCCGACGACCTCAAGCGCCACAAGGACCAGATCGGCTACGGGCTCAAGGGGTACACCAACGACCAGCTGCGCCAGCAGTGGCTGTCGACGGCGGTGCCGCTGTGCCAGGAGCTGGGGCTGGAGGTGCCCGCCCGCTACGATGCGGCGGCGGGGCGGTGGGTGATCACCTGTCCGTTCCCCGCCCGCTTCGACGCCGCGGCCAAGCGCTGGCTGCTGGAGGAGGGGCCCATCACCTGGGACGAAGTCCTGGCGCGCTGGCGCCAGCGGGGCCCCGCCAACCGCGAGCTGGTCGGCGAGATCCAGCGCGGCTACCGGCAGCTGCGCCGGCTGGACGCGTGA
- a CDS encoding methionine synthase, protein MAGAYRADHVGSLLRPAELLDARAQGVDPERLRELEDRHILRVLARQQELGFEVFTDGELRRRNFMSDLLDAVEGFDLRDEVGRAWTGAGTSVAPASVTGIVTARLRQVRRLTAHEVAFMKAHCPGAIKITLPSANQFPAIAFKRGVTDRVYRDHSALLWDIVPIVRREVQALLADGVQYIQVDAPRYSYYIDPRWRTYIQTEMGMDPDAALAEAIRADNACLEGARGRGAVIGFHLCRGNNRSQWYAEGGYDAIAERLFGELQVDRFLLEYDDERSGTFAPLRFVPADKTVVLGLVSSKRPQLEAKATLLRRIEDAARYVPLERLALSPQCGFASVMEGNLLTEDDQWAKLRLVVETAREVWG, encoded by the coding sequence ATGGCCGGGGCGTACCGCGCCGATCACGTCGGCAGCCTCCTGCGTCCCGCCGAGCTCCTGGACGCCCGGGCGCAGGGCGTCGACCCGGAGCGCCTGCGCGAGCTCGAGGACCGCCACATCCTGCGCGTGCTCGCCCGACAGCAGGAGCTGGGGTTCGAGGTGTTCACCGACGGGGAGTTGCGCCGTCGCAACTTCATGAGCGACCTGCTCGACGCCGTCGAGGGCTTCGACCTCCGCGACGAGGTCGGGCGCGCCTGGACCGGTGCCGGGACCAGCGTGGCGCCCGCCAGCGTCACCGGCATCGTCACGGCCAGGCTGCGTCAGGTGCGGCGCCTGACCGCCCACGAGGTAGCGTTCATGAAGGCGCACTGCCCGGGGGCGATCAAGATCACGCTGCCCAGCGCCAACCAGTTCCCCGCCATCGCGTTCAAGCGCGGGGTGACGGACCGCGTCTACCGCGACCACTCGGCACTGCTGTGGGACATCGTGCCCATCGTGCGGCGGGAGGTCCAGGCCCTGCTGGCCGACGGCGTCCAGTACATCCAGGTCGACGCACCGCGCTACAGCTACTACATCGACCCGCGGTGGCGGACGTACATTCAGACCGAGATGGGGATGGACCCCGACGCCGCGCTGGCCGAGGCCATCCGTGCCGACAACGCCTGCCTGGAGGGCGCGCGCGGCCGGGGCGCGGTGATCGGCTTCCACCTATGTCGCGGCAACAACCGGAGCCAGTGGTACGCCGAAGGCGGCTACGACGCCATCGCCGAGCGCCTCTTCGGCGAGCTGCAGGTCGACCGCTTCCTCCTCGAGTACGACGACGAGCGGTCGGGCACGTTCGCGCCGCTGCGGTTCGTCCCGGCCGACAAGACCGTGGTGCTCGGGCTGGTGAGCAGCAAGCGGCCGCAGCTGGAGGCCAAGGCCACCCTGCTCCGGCGCATCGAGGACGCGGCCCGCTACGTGCCGCTGGAGCGCCTGGCCCTGAGCCCGCAGTGCGGCTTCGCCTCGGTGATGGAGGGCAACCTGCTCACCGAGGACGACCAGTGGGCCAAGCTGCGCCTGGTGGTGGAGACCGCGCGGGAGGTGTGGGGCTAG
- a CDS encoding ABC transporter ATP-binding protein — MRHLLVAERLSKTFGGVRAVRDLSFAVGDGEILGLIGPNGSGKTTAFNLVTGLLAPDAGRVWLDGAEITGLPPHAVCARGIARTFQLVRPFPHLTALENVLVGRVYGRAPQRRLSTAIDEAAALLAFVGLAGKEHVAARHLTLVDRKRVELARALATRPRVLLLDEFMAGLTPQEVAAAMAMVRRIRDGGVAIVMIEHLVHAVLGTSDRVVVLNAGQAIAEGPPEAVARDPKVLEAYLGDAGGA, encoded by the coding sequence GTGCGCCACCTGCTGGTCGCCGAGCGCCTCTCCAAGACGTTCGGAGGGGTGCGGGCCGTCCGCGATCTGAGCTTTGCCGTTGGCGACGGCGAGATCCTGGGGCTGATCGGGCCGAACGGCTCGGGGAAGACCACGGCCTTCAACCTCGTCACCGGGCTGCTGGCGCCGGACGCGGGCCGCGTGTGGCTCGACGGCGCGGAGATCACGGGCCTGCCGCCGCACGCCGTCTGCGCGCGGGGGATCGCCCGCACGTTCCAGCTGGTGCGGCCGTTTCCGCACCTCACCGCGCTGGAGAACGTGCTCGTCGGACGCGTCTACGGCCGCGCCCCCCAGCGGCGCCTGTCCACCGCCATCGACGAGGCCGCGGCCCTCCTGGCGTTCGTGGGCCTGGCGGGCAAGGAGCACGTGGCCGCCCGCCACCTGACCCTGGTGGACCGCAAGCGCGTGGAACTGGCGCGGGCGCTGGCCACGCGGCCGCGCGTCCTCCTGCTGGACGAGTTCATGGCGGGGCTGACGCCGCAGGAGGTGGCGGCGGCCATGGCCATGGTCCGGCGCATCCGCGACGGCGGGGTCGCCATCGTCATGATCGAGCACCTGGTGCATGCGGTGCTGGGCACGTCCGACCGCGTGGTGGTGCTCAACGCCGGCCAGGCGATCGCCGAAGGGCCGCCGGAGGCCGTGGCGCGTGATCCCAAGGTACTGGAAGCCTACCTGGGGGATGCGGGCGGTGCTTGA
- a CDS encoding branched-chain amino acid ABC transporter permease, producing the protein MRAGAWRLTGPGVAGVLAALAGLPLVTQRADVLNLAFLVFLYAALAESWNLLAGFAGQVNLGHAAFFGTGAFVMRHLWVAGVHPYLGLLAGGLAASAFSLVIGLPAFRLRGAYFAIGTLGLAEILRITVGNVLPVVSTLPAPFITGYSLVHRYYLALALLVVTVATVAWLVRSPLGLGLVALREDEDAAAATGVDVVRHKLLALVVSTGLGGMAGAVFAFYHTSYYHQMPFGPGWTFDALLIAFVGGVGTLAGPLVGAVFYVLVREVLAQALVDVHLLIFGLLFVVVVLVLPGGLVEAAARARRAIGAWRGRTAGHGGRRERAAQGVRSASGGAPVGAAFPDPAGDRAAAPGLTDRSKTAREEGDSHSRPGGAHAARGEEES; encoded by the coding sequence ATGAGGGCCGGGGCATGGCGCCTGACCGGCCCGGGGGTCGCCGGCGTGCTGGCCGCGCTGGCCGGCCTGCCGCTGGTGACACAGCGCGCCGACGTGCTCAACCTGGCGTTCCTGGTCTTCCTCTACGCGGCGCTGGCCGAGAGCTGGAACCTGCTGGCGGGGTTCGCGGGCCAGGTCAACCTCGGGCACGCCGCGTTCTTCGGCACCGGCGCGTTCGTGATGCGCCACCTGTGGGTTGCAGGCGTGCACCCGTACCTCGGTCTGCTGGCGGGCGGGCTGGCCGCCAGCGCCTTCAGCCTGGTGATCGGCCTGCCCGCCTTCCGGCTGCGTGGCGCCTACTTCGCGATCGGCACGCTGGGCCTCGCCGAGATCCTGCGCATCACCGTGGGAAACGTGCTGCCGGTGGTCTCGACGCTGCCCGCGCCGTTCATCACGGGCTACTCCCTCGTGCACCGCTACTACCTGGCGCTGGCCCTGCTGGTCGTCACGGTGGCGACGGTGGCCTGGCTGGTCCGCTCACCGCTGGGGCTGGGCCTGGTCGCGCTGCGCGAGGACGAGGACGCGGCTGCGGCGACCGGCGTCGACGTCGTGCGTCACAAGCTGCTCGCCCTCGTGGTCAGCACCGGCCTGGGCGGCATGGCGGGGGCCGTCTTCGCCTTCTACCACACCAGCTACTACCACCAGATGCCGTTCGGCCCGGGCTGGACCTTCGACGCGTTGCTCATCGCCTTCGTCGGCGGCGTGGGTACGCTCGCAGGCCCGCTGGTGGGCGCGGTGTTCTACGTGCTGGTCCGCGAAGTGCTGGCCCAGGCGTTGGTCGACGTGCACCTGCTCATCTTCGGCCTGCTGTTCGTCGTGGTGGTGCTGGTGCTGCCGGGCGGTCTGGTCGAGGCGGCGGCGCGGGCGCGGCGCGCGATCGGCGCCTGGCGGGGGCGGACCGCTGGCCACGGCGGGCGACGGGAGCGCGCAGCCCAGGGCGTACGGTCGGCGTCCGGTGGCGCGCCCGTCGGCGCGGCCTTCCCGGATCCTGCGGGCGATCGAGCGGCGGCACCCGGATTGACCGATCGGTCAAAGACTGCTAGAGAAGAGGGAGATAGCCACAGTCGGCCGGGCGGCGCGCACGCCGCCAGGGGAGAGGAGGAGTCATGA
- a CDS encoding branched-chain amino acid ABC transporter permease: MSAAVLAQSLVFGLLAGALYGLAAAGLSLVFGVLRVLNVAHGELIMLGGYASFWLFALVGLDPFASLAVSMPLLFVVGLGLHQALFARVETLPEETRVKNSLLIGFGLALAFHNLAIRLWTADDRTIAAAYTGVVLHAGGLVVPAVRLGTLLVAVILIAAMHLFLTRTDPGRAVRAVAEDWEAALLVGIDLRRTYLLAFALGSALAGAAGTLVSVGYSINPGIGLEWTLKALIVVVLAGLGSMPGTLAGGLLLGAAESASALVIGGAYREVVALVLFVVVLLVRPQGLFGRR, encoded by the coding sequence GTGAGCGCGGCGGTGCTGGCCCAGTCGCTGGTCTTCGGGCTGCTGGCGGGGGCGCTCTACGGCCTGGCCGCAGCGGGGCTGTCGCTGGTCTTCGGCGTCCTGCGCGTGCTCAACGTGGCGCACGGCGAGCTGATCATGCTGGGCGGCTACGCCAGCTTCTGGTTGTTCGCGCTGGTGGGCCTCGACCCGTTCGCCTCGCTGGCGGTGAGCATGCCGTTGCTGTTCGTCGTGGGCCTGGGCCTGCACCAGGCGCTCTTCGCCCGGGTCGAGACCCTGCCCGAGGAGACGCGGGTCAAGAACTCGCTGCTGATCGGCTTCGGGCTCGCCCTCGCCTTCCACAACCTGGCGATCCGCCTGTGGACCGCCGACGACCGCACCATCGCGGCCGCGTATACCGGCGTCGTGCTCCATGCCGGCGGCCTGGTGGTGCCCGCGGTGCGGCTGGGGACGCTCCTGGTGGCGGTGATCCTGATCGCCGCCATGCACCTGTTCCTCACGCGTACCGATCCCGGCCGCGCCGTCCGGGCGGTGGCCGAGGACTGGGAGGCGGCGCTGCTGGTCGGCATCGACCTGCGCCGGACCTACCTGCTGGCGTTCGCGCTGGGCAGCGCCCTGGCGGGCGCGGCCGGGACCCTGGTGAGCGTGGGCTACTCCATCAACCCCGGCATCGGGCTGGAGTGGACGCTCAAGGCCCTGATCGTGGTGGTGCTGGCAGGCCTGGGCAGCATGCCGGGCACGCTCGCCGGCGGCCTGCTGCTGGGCGCGGCGGAGTCGGCGAGCGCCCTCGTGATCGGCGGCGCCTACCGCGAGGTGGTGGCGCTGGTGCTCTTCGTGGTGGTGCTCCTGGTGCGCCCGCAGGGGCTGTTCGGCCGGCGATGA
- a CDS encoding FAD binding domain-containing protein: protein MMRLPPFVYLAPRELDEAVRLLADHGPEAMPVAGGTDLFPNMKRRQVEPKVLVGLRGLRELQGITAEADGGLRIGAGVVLRRIVEHPAVVQRVPVLARAAATISNPQIRCMGTVGGNLLVDTRCNYYNMPYWWRRAIDFCMKKDGDTCWVAPGGHRCWAISSSDLAPVLVALEAQVRLAGARGERTIPVADLYRDDGIVYLGKAPDEVLVEVRVPPADGLRATYWKLRRRGAIDFPILGVAAAVRMAPDGTCTAARIVLGAVASQPVRCEAAERVLLGQQLGPAVIDAAAEAAWKPAKPLDNADLTLGYRKAMVRVYVRRALREVAGLPVADVAPSAERMAVRRTEHW from the coding sequence ATGATGCGCCTTCCCCCGTTCGTGTACCTGGCCCCGCGAGAGCTGGACGAGGCCGTGCGCCTGCTGGCCGACCACGGGCCCGAGGCGATGCCCGTCGCCGGTGGCACCGACCTCTTCCCCAACATGAAGCGCCGGCAGGTCGAGCCGAAGGTGCTGGTCGGCCTGCGTGGCCTGCGCGAGCTGCAGGGGATCACCGCCGAGGCCGACGGGGGGCTGCGGATCGGTGCCGGGGTGGTACTGCGCCGCATCGTCGAGCACCCCGCGGTGGTGCAGCGCGTCCCGGTGCTCGCCCGGGCCGCGGCGACGATCTCGAACCCCCAGATCCGCTGCATGGGCACCGTCGGTGGCAACCTGCTGGTCGACACGCGGTGCAACTACTACAACATGCCCTACTGGTGGCGGCGGGCCATCGACTTCTGCATGAAGAAGGACGGCGACACGTGCTGGGTGGCACCGGGCGGACACCGGTGCTGGGCCATCTCCTCCTCGGACCTGGCGCCCGTGCTGGTGGCCCTGGAGGCGCAGGTCCGGCTGGCGGGCGCCCGCGGCGAGCGCACCATTCCGGTCGCCGACCTCTACCGCGACGACGGCATCGTCTACCTGGGCAAGGCGCCCGACGAGGTGCTGGTCGAGGTGCGCGTGCCACCCGCGGACGGCCTGCGCGCCACCTACTGGAAGTTGCGCCGCCGTGGCGCCATCGACTTCCCCATCCTCGGCGTCGCCGCGGCCGTGCGCATGGCCCCCGACGGCACGTGCACGGCCGCGCGCATCGTGCTCGGGGCCGTGGCGTCGCAGCCGGTACGCTGCGAGGCGGCCGAGCGGGTCCTGCTGGGCCAGCAGCTGGGCCCTGCGGTGATCGACGCAGCGGCCGAGGCGGCCTGGAAACCGGCGAAACCCCTGGACAACGCCGACCTGACGCTGGGCTACCGGAAGGCGATGGTACGGGTGTACGTGCGGCGGGCGTTGCGCGAGGTGGCGGGGTTGCCCGTGGCCGACGTCGCACCGAGCGCCGAGAGGATGGCGGTGCGGCGCACAGAACACTGGTGA
- a CDS encoding amino acid ABC transporter substrate-binding protein, with product MRWTGLLLGVVLVGAGLTAAGVPTAAQAPPTIKVGAVVPLTGRYAAGGAQVRAGYEFAVEDVNRAGGVMVREVGRRIPLELVLLDDESDPTKTVGRLETLFAGHQVVAYLGGFGSDLHAAAASIAEKNRVPYLGVAFALHKIHQQGFKYLFSPFPKSPDLARETYRFLNASIPEAQRPRRVAVFKEKTDWGDEMGGLWATRAPEFGYQAVVQEEYAVGSRDFSDIILRARAAGAEAVLAIPTPPDGFTLVRQMKELGFNAKFYMFIRAADAVVWGRNLGKDGDYFSLAPGWHHAVKYPGVRELNEKHSRAFGRPADVITGPAYATVQILADAIARAGTLERSRVRDAIAATQTTTVMGPVRFRPDGTGVVVTVFLQWQNGRQELVWPKEFATAPLQYPAPPWGQR from the coding sequence ATGCGCTGGACGGGACTGCTGCTCGGGGTCGTGCTGGTGGGGGCGGGGCTCACCGCCGCGGGGGTGCCGACAGCGGCCCAGGCACCGCCGACGATCAAGGTGGGTGCCGTGGTGCCGCTCACCGGCCGCTACGCCGCCGGGGGCGCGCAGGTGCGGGCCGGCTACGAGTTCGCGGTGGAGGACGTCAACCGCGCGGGTGGCGTCATGGTGCGCGAGGTCGGCCGGCGGATCCCGCTGGAACTCGTGCTGCTCGACGACGAGTCGGATCCCACCAAGACCGTTGGGCGCCTGGAGACGCTCTTCGCCGGGCACCAGGTCGTGGCGTACCTGGGGGGCTTCGGCAGCGACCTGCACGCGGCCGCGGCGTCGATCGCCGAGAAGAACCGGGTGCCCTATCTGGGCGTCGCGTTCGCGCTGCACAAGATCCACCAGCAGGGGTTCAAGTACCTGTTCAGCCCGTTTCCCAAGTCGCCGGATCTCGCCCGCGAGACCTACCGGTTCCTGAACGCGTCGATCCCCGAGGCGCAGCGCCCCCGCCGGGTCGCCGTCTTCAAGGAGAAGACCGACTGGGGGGACGAGATGGGCGGGCTGTGGGCGACGCGGGCGCCCGAGTTCGGCTACCAGGCGGTGGTGCAGGAAGAGTACGCGGTGGGCAGCCGCGACTTCTCGGACATCATCCTCCGCGCCCGGGCCGCCGGTGCCGAGGCGGTGCTCGCCATTCCCACGCCGCCCGACGGGTTCACGCTGGTGCGGCAGATGAAGGAGCTGGGCTTCAACGCCAAGTTCTACATGTTCATCCGTGCGGCCGACGCCGTGGTCTGGGGCCGCAACCTGGGCAAGGACGGCGACTACTTCAGCCTGGCGCCCGGCTGGCACCACGCCGTCAAGTACCCCGGGGTGCGCGAGCTCAACGAGAAGCACAGCCGCGCGTTCGGGCGGCCGGCCGACGTGATCACGGGCCCGGCCTACGCCACCGTCCAGATCCTGGCCGATGCCATCGCGCGGGCCGGCACCCTCGAGCGGTCCAGGGTGCGCGACGCCATCGCGGCTACGCAGACCACGACGGTCATGGGCCCTGTGCGGTTCCGCCCCGACGGGACGGGCGTGGTGGTCACGGTCTTCCTCCAGTGGCAGAACGGCCGACAGGAGCTGGTCTGGCCCAAGGAGTTCGCCACGGCGCCGCTGCAGTACCCGGCTCCGCCGTGGGGCCAGCGCTAA